A genomic region of Thermodesulfobium narugense DSM 14796 contains the following coding sequences:
- a CDS encoding HD-GYP domain-containing protein encodes MAQHHERLDKTGFPNAIKLSNDYAQIISIVSFFDYLTQPFRGEGYLPSEALELIMGNSGLMFDQEIVKAFVKKVMPYPPGTLVLLSNDIVCAVKSVEPNFVLRPVVKTYGLLKDGKIVKFAPNQIEEIDLVKELSLTIIGQINSKGELKRFVKPDFM; translated from the coding sequence ATAGCACAACACCATGAAAGGCTTGACAAAACTGGCTTTCCCAATGCAATCAAGCTTTCAAATGACTATGCTCAAATAATCAGCATAGTTAGTTTTTTTGATTATCTTACTCAGCCTTTTAGGGGAGAGGGATATTTGCCGAGTGAAGCTTTGGAGCTAATTATGGGAAACTCAGGTTTGATGTTTGACCAGGAAATTGTTAAGGCGTTTGTTAAAAAAGTGATGCCATATCCACCTGGAACGCTAGTTCTTTTGTCAAATGATATTGTTTGTGCGGTGAAAAGCGTTGAGCCCAATTTTGTTTTAAGACCTGTGGTTAAAACTTATGGACTTTTAAAGGATGGTAAAATTGTAAAATTCGCTCCTAATCAAATTGAAGAAATAGATCTCGTTAAAGAGCTTTCGCTGACTATAATAGGACAAATTAATTCTAAGGGTGAGCTTAAAAGGTTTGTTAAGCCTGATTTTATGTAA
- the glmU gene encoding bifunctional UDP-N-acetylglucosamine diphosphorylase/glucosamine-1-phosphate N-acetyltransferase GlmU, protein MIYPVILCAGVGKRMKSVFPKVMHCVLDKPMLWWVLRSFRGLIDNEPIVVVGKNKDLISQYFAGEKINYVVQSEPLGTAHALLCAYKSLKSFSEEDYFLVMPGDMPLIKQETIKNLCKMSEQNNDITFITCKVDDPKGYGRILRDKDNNFLRIVEEKDAKSDELNIKEVNVGIYLIKIALLKLLYNIENNNAQGEYYLTDLLELALKMGYKIGTMEIFDQKEVLGVNSQKDLLEAQNEAKRTIIDVHLDNGVQIFDINSTWIGPEVCISSGAKIMPASVIYGKSKIGSSTIGPFSNVENSTIGDNCNVIYSVIRNSTIGNSVNIGPFSHIREETVVHDNIRIGNFVELKKTEIRNNSKVSHLSYLGDTSVGSNVNVGAGTITCNYDGFDKHRTTIEDDVFVGSDSILVAPVKLSKGSMVAAGSVITRDVPEDSLGIGRASQVNKAGWVKIFRSTKAKKKDD, encoded by the coding sequence ATGATTTATCCAGTTATATTGTGTGCTGGTGTAGGGAAGAGGATGAAATCTGTTTTCCCAAAGGTAATGCACTGTGTTTTAGATAAGCCAATGTTGTGGTGGGTTTTAAGGTCTTTTCGAGGGTTGATAGATAATGAGCCTATTGTTGTAGTCGGGAAAAATAAAGATCTTATTTCTCAGTATTTTGCTGGTGAAAAGATAAACTACGTAGTTCAAAGTGAACCGCTGGGAACTGCGCATGCGCTTCTTTGTGCATATAAGAGTTTAAAGTCATTTTCTGAAGAGGATTATTTTCTCGTCATGCCTGGCGATATGCCATTGATAAAACAAGAAACCATAAAAAATTTGTGTAAAATGTCTGAACAAAATAATGATATTACCTTTATTACTTGTAAAGTTGATGATCCTAAAGGTTATGGAAGAATACTTAGAGATAAAGACAACAACTTTTTGAGAATAGTTGAGGAAAAGGATGCGAAAAGCGATGAATTGAATATAAAAGAGGTAAATGTTGGCATATATCTTATAAAGATTGCTTTATTAAAACTGCTTTATAATATCGAAAATAACAATGCACAGGGGGAATATTATCTTACAGATTTATTGGAACTTGCTTTGAAAATGGGATATAAAATCGGCACAATGGAAATCTTCGATCAAAAAGAGGTATTGGGAGTTAACTCGCAAAAGGATCTTTTAGAGGCACAAAATGAAGCAAAAAGAACCATAATTGACGTTCATTTAGATAATGGTGTTCAGATATTTGATATAAATTCAACGTGGATTGGACCTGAAGTTTGTATAAGTTCTGGTGCAAAAATTATGCCTGCTTCAGTTATATATGGTAAAAGCAAAATTGGTTCCTCAACGATAGGGCCTTTTTCAAATGTAGAGAACTCAACTATAGGCGATAATTGCAACGTTATATATAGCGTTATAAGAAATTCTACAATAGGAAATAGTGTAAATATTGGTCCTTTTTCCCATATAAGAGAAGAAACTGTTGTTCATGACAATATCAGAATAGGAAATTTTGTAGAACTAAAAAAAACAGAGATCAGAAACAATTCTAAGGTATCACACCTGTCTTACCTTGGAGATACCAGTGTAGGATCAAACGTTAACGTTGGGGCTGGAACAATTACGTGCAATTATGATGGTTTTGATAAGCATAGGACTACTATTGAAGATGACGTGTTTGTGGGAAGTGACTCAATATTGGTTGCCCCAGTTAAACTTTCGAAAGGGTCAATGGTTGCGGCTGGTTCGGTTATTACCAGAGATGTACCAGAGGATTCATTAGGCATTGGCAGAGCTTCTCAGGTGAACAAAGCTGGATGGGTAAAGATTTTTAGAAGTACAAAAGCCAAAAAGAAAGATGATTAA